A single genomic interval of Streptomyces showdoensis harbors:
- a CDS encoding PAC2 family protein, which translates to MIELEGVPELIDPVMVAAFEGWNDAGDAASAAVAHLDREWKGEVFAALDAEDYYDFQVNRPTVWLDGGVRKITWPTTRLSVVRIGGDKPRDLVLVRGIEPSMRWRSFCNEILGFAHELGVEMVVILGALLGDTPHTRPVPVSGVTSDPDLARTMDLEETRYEGPTGIVGILQEACTHAGVPAVSLWAAVPHYVSQPPNPKATLALLNRLEDLIDLRIPLGELPEDARAWQVGVDQLAAEDSEVAEYVQTLEEARDTAELPEASGEAIAREFERYLRRREPGSGPGQGPGVATEGGDTSYLREGSSDRTRPPKPQQPGPEAVPGAEPPAAGDDGSDPDGAGGTGDGGAPGDSEAPGDSGEPGEPGN; encoded by the coding sequence GTGATCGAGCTCGAGGGGGTTCCCGAGCTGATCGACCCGGTCATGGTGGCCGCGTTCGAGGGGTGGAACGACGCCGGTGACGCCGCCTCCGCGGCGGTCGCCCATCTGGACCGGGAGTGGAAGGGCGAGGTGTTCGCGGCGCTGGACGCCGAGGACTACTACGACTTCCAGGTCAACCGGCCCACGGTGTGGCTGGACGGCGGCGTCCGGAAGATCACCTGGCCCACGACCCGGCTCTCCGTGGTGCGGATCGGCGGCGACAAGCCCCGGGACCTGGTCCTGGTGCGCGGCATCGAGCCGTCGATGCGCTGGCGTTCGTTCTGCAACGAGATCCTGGGCTTCGCCCACGAGCTGGGCGTGGAGATGGTGGTGATCCTGGGCGCGCTGCTCGGCGACACCCCGCACACCCGTCCGGTGCCGGTCAGCGGAGTGACCTCCGACCCGGATCTGGCGCGCACGATGGACCTGGAGGAGACCCGCTACGAGGGCCCGACGGGCATCGTGGGCATCCTCCAGGAGGCGTGCACGCACGCCGGGGTCCCGGCGGTGAGCCTGTGGGCGGCGGTGCCGCACTACGTGTCGCAGCCGCCGAACCCGAAGGCGACGCTGGCGCTGCTGAACCGGCTGGAGGACCTGATCGACCTGCGCATCCCGCTGGGCGAGCTGCCCGAGGACGCGCGGGCCTGGCAGGTGGGCGTGGACCAGCTGGCCGCCGAGGACAGCGAGGTCGCGGAGTACGTCCAGACCCTGGAGGAGGCGCGGGACACGGCCGAGCTGCCGGAGGCCTCCGGCGAGGCCATCGCCCGCGAGTTCGAGCGCTACCTGCGCCGCCGCGAGCCGGGTTCCGGACCGGGCCAGGGCCCGGGGGTCGCGACGGAGGGCGGCGACACCTCGTACCTGAGGGAGGGCTCCAGCGACCGGACCCGCCCGCCGAAGCCGCAGCAGCCGGGGCCGGAGGCGGTGCCGGGCGCCGAGCCGCCCGCGGCGGGGGACGACGGAAGCGACCCCGACGGCGCAGGCGGCACCGGCGACGGCGGAGCCCCGGGGGACTCCGAGGCTCCGGGAGACTCGGGAGAGCCGGGAGAGCCCGGGAACTGA